The region CGTGACAATGGGAAAATTCCATCTTCCATTCCAATCAGAAAGACAATCGGAAATTCCAATCCTTTAGCAGCATGCAAAGTCATTAAAGTAACTGCTGTTGGTTCCTCTTCAACCGAATCTTGATCTGAAACCAATGCCAAATCCGCCAAGAAATCTGCCAATCTTGTCGAACCATCGACATCATCTTCATTTTCATTGCGTTCATCAAATTCCTTTGTTACAGTTAAAAATTCTTCGATATTTTCTAAGCGTGCTTCTGACTCCATCGTCTTTGATTCTTGCAGTACTGATCGATAACCGGACCGGTCAATAACTTCTTCCGTTAGTTCAGAAATCGAAATATACTGAGCCATCTTGCGCAAGTCATCAATCATCTTTGCAAAATTTTCGATTGAATTACGTGCTCTTGAAGAAATTCCATTTGCAATCTGAACATTTCTTGCGGCATTTAACAACGACCAATCACTTTCGTCTGCAAAGCTTTGTAACTTAGTTAAAGATGTACTACCAATGCCTCGTTTAGGTTCATTAATAATCCTTTCAAAACTTAAAGAATCGTCTTGATTAGCAATTAATGTTAAATAACCAAGAACATCCCGAATTTCTTTTCGATCATAAAATTTACTGCCTCCAACCATTGTATACGGGATATTAGCCTTTAGAAACACATCTTCAACTGCTCGCGATTGTGCATTAGTTCGGTACAAAACAGCAAAGTCACCAAAATTATAGTTGTTTTCAGCGATTTGTTTTTGTATTTGTTGGACAATGAAATGAACTTCATCAGTCCCAGTCTGTCCTCGGTAATAAGATACTAAATCTCCCTTATCATTATCTGTCCATAAATCTTTAGGTTTTCTTTCAGAATTATTCTTTATAACGTTATTTGCTGCATCCAAAATATTTTTGGTAGAGCGATAGTTTTGTTCAAGTTTAACAACTGTCGCTTGAGGGTAATCATTTTCAAAGTTCAAAATATTTTGCATGTCGGCGCCTCGCCATCCATAAATACTCTGATCAGAATCACCCACCACACAAATATTTTTAAACTTTTTGGCTAACATCGTTACTAATTGGTATTGAGCTTCGTTAGTATCTTGATACTCATCTACGTGAATATAATGAAATTTACGTTGGTAAAATTCAAGTGTTTCACTATGTTCTTTAAATAACTGAATAGTTTTCATGATTAAGTCATCAAAATCAAGTGCTTGATTAAGCTTTAACCTACGTTGATATTCATCATAAACCTCAGCAACAATCTTCTCATATGGGGTTACACTTTTTTCACGATAATCTTCCGCCGTTAACAACTCATTTTTGGCATTTGAAATTGTTCCTAAAAGGGAGCGTGGATCGTTCTTTTTAGGATCTAAATTAAGATCTGCTAAGATATGTTTTACAAGCGTACGCTGTTCACTAGGATCAGCAATTGAGAATGCACGATTGTAGCCAATTTGTTCAATATTCTGTCTTAGGATCCGAACACACAATGAATGAAAGGTTGATACCCAAATATTTGAGGCCTCATCACCTAATAATCCGTGTATTCGCTCTTTCATTTCTCTTGCTGCTTTATTTGTAAATGTAATTGCTAAAATATTCCAGGGATTTATCTGTTTTTCTTCAATTAAATAGGCTACTCGATGTGTTAAAACACGCGTTTTCCCACTTCCTGCACCTGCCATAATTAATAGTGGCCCTTCCGTTGCTTGTACCGCTTCAGCCTGTTTATCATTTAGTCCTTGTAATAAATCTGTCCCCGCCATTTTAATTTTCCTCTCTTAAAAAACAATCACCGTTCATTATACCAAAAAAGAGTTATCTCACACGACTCCTTCGGGGAAACAAACTCTTTTTTTATAATACGCTTGTATTGTCAATTTGCTCTAAAATCTGATCAGTGTTTTCTCCAGACACTAGTACGTAACCAATTTTTGTTTTTTCTTCCTTTTTATTCATTAAAAAGGCATTTAGGTAAAAGTTCCAATTTGATTTAATCAACCACTGTGTTCTAATATCACTCATTTGGTCCGAAAGTACATCAAACATAACCGCTGGAGTTTCTAGCTTAATATCTGCTAAGCTCATCCCGCAAACTGAACGAAGCGTTTCTTCATATACATTTACGTTCGTAGCAAGGTTAAAAATGTTCTGTTCGTGCTGCAATCCAGGTTGTACTTCTTTGACAAAGATACGATTCTTATTAATTAAAAACTTAATTGAAATAGTTCCTAAAAATGTTAACTGACTTGCAATTTGATCAACTAAATTTACAATCGTATTTTGCATTGTATCACTACACCGGGCTGGAACGATACTTTCGGTTAAACGCCCATCATTATATACATTTTCTACCATTGGATAAATATTTTGATGACCGTTCATGTCTTTAACAACTGAAGCTACAATTTCCATACCATCAGTCATCTGACTTTGTAAGATATACGATCCTCTATCCAATAAACGATTAGCTTGTGGTATGTCACTACGGGATTTAAGTATTAAACCATTATTTGGCGAACCCCATGTAGGTAATAACTGTGCCGGAAATCCAACTTCTCGAATATTTTCATAAATATCGTCTAGACTCACCACAGTCACGTAAGGAACGACATCAATTCCCATTCCAGCAATTACTGCCTTTTCCAGTACGCGATCTTGAGACATTTCAAGAACCTCAGATCCCTGTGGTAACTCTGTATATTTGTTTAAAAATGCATACAATCTAGTATCCATTAAACGTGGGTCAAACAAAATAATTTTGCAGCGCTCAGCAAATTGCTGCAGATGTTCCACATTATCTAACCGATCAACAATTGTAAAATCTGCCAATTGTGAAATGTCGTTGTTCTCAGTTGTAACGTATGTAATAACCCTGAATCCCATTCGTTTAGCGTTTAAAGTTAATTCTTTACATACCCCACTTGCACCTAAAATTCCAATCGTATCCCCAGGGAATACCGCTGTAGTTTGCTCATTATCACGCTGCACCACAAAAAAATCCTCCAATATTTT is a window of Pediococcus claussenii ATCC BAA-344 DNA encoding:
- the pcrA gene encoding DNA helicase PcrA, giving the protein MAGTDLLQGLNDKQAEAVQATEGPLLIMAGAGSGKTRVLTHRVAYLIEEKQINPWNILAITFTNKAAREMKERIHGLLGDEASNIWVSTFHSLCVRILRQNIEQIGYNRAFSIADPSEQRTLVKHILADLNLDPKKNDPRSLLGTISNAKNELLTAEDYREKSVTPYEKIVAEVYDEYQRRLKLNQALDFDDLIMKTIQLFKEHSETLEFYQRKFHYIHVDEYQDTNEAQYQLVTMLAKKFKNICVVGDSDQSIYGWRGADMQNILNFENDYPQATVVKLEQNYRSTKNILDAANNVIKNNSERKPKDLWTDNDKGDLVSYYRGQTGTDEVHFIVQQIQKQIAENNYNFGDFAVLYRTNAQSRAVEDVFLKANIPYTMVGGSKFYDRKEIRDVLGYLTLIANQDDSLSFERIINEPKRGIGSTSLTKLQSFADESDWSLLNAARNVQIANGISSRARNSIENFAKMIDDLRKMAQYISISELTEEVIDRSGYRSVLQESKTMESEARLENIEEFLTVTKEFDERNENEDDVDGSTRLADFLADLALVSDQDSVEEEPTAVTLMTLHAAKGLEFPIVFLIGMEDGIFPLSRAMMDQDQLEEERRLAYVGITRAQKKLYISNAFSRMLYGKTQANPASRFIDEIGEEYLKSENQNTFSSSNTTARGEKAYPFDKNRQARATASVYGRSTPLVAASKGTGAGALKWNTGDKVQHKAWGVGTVVKVSGSGEDAELDIAFDGQGIKRLLAAFAPITKVQ
- a CDS encoding 5-(carboxyamino)imidazole ribonucleotide synthase, whose translation is MVQRDNEQTTAVFPGDTIGILGASGVCKELTLNAKRMGFRVITYVTTENNDISQLADFTIVDRLDNVEHLQQFAERCKIILFDPRLMDTRLYAFLNKYTELPQGSEVLEMSQDRVLEKAVIAGMGIDVVPYVTVVSLDDIYENIREVGFPAQLLPTWGSPNNGLILKSRSDIPQANRLLDRGSYILQSQMTDGMEIVASVVKDMNGHQNIYPMVENVYNDGRLTESIVPARCSDTMQNTIVNLVDQIASQLTFLGTISIKFLINKNRIFVKEVQPGLQHEQNIFNLATNVNVYEETLRSVCGMSLADIKLETPAVMFDVLSDQMSDIRTQWLIKSNWNFYLNAFLMNKKEEKTKIGYVLVSGENTDQILEQIDNTSVL